The Chlorocebus sabaeus isolate Y175 chromosome 1, mChlSab1.0.hap1, whole genome shotgun sequence genome includes a region encoding these proteins:
- the NXF1 gene encoding nuclear RNA export factor 1, whose translation MADEGKSYSEHDDERVNFPQRKKKGRGPFRWKYGEGNRRSGRGGSGIRSSRLEEDDGDVAMSDAQDGPRVRYNPYTTRPNRRGDTWHDRDRIHVTVRRDRAPPERGGAGTSQDGTSKNWFKITIPYGRKYDKAWLLSMIQSKCSVPFTPVEFHYENTRAQFFVEDASTASALKAVNYKILDRENRRISIIINSSAPPHTILNELKPEQVEQLKLIMSKRYDGSQQALDLKGLRSDPDLVAQNIDVVLNRRSCMAATLRIIEENIPELLSLNLSNNRLYRLDDMSSIVQKAPNLKILNLSGNELKSERELDKIKGLKLEELWLDGNSLCDTFRDQSTYISAIRERFPKLLRLDGHELPPPIAFDVEAPTTLPPCKGSYFGTENLKSLVLHFLQQYYAIYDSGDRQGLLDAYHDGACCSLSIPFIPQNPARSSLAEYFKDSRNVKKLKDPTLRFRLLKHTRLNVVAFLNELPKTQHDVNSFVVDISAQTSTLLCFSVNGVFKEVDGKSRDSLRAFTRTFIAVPASNSGLCIVNDELFVRNASSEEIQRAFAMPAPTPSSSPVPTLSPEQQEMLQAFSTQSGMNLEWSQKCLQDNNWDYTRSAQAFTHLKAKGEIPEVAFMK comes from the exons ATGGCGGACGAGGGGAAGTCGTACAGCG AACACGATGATGAACGCGTTAATTtccctcaaagaaagaaaaaaggccgggGTCCCTTCCGGTGGAAATATGGTGAAGGAAACCGTAGGTCTGGAAGAGGCGGTTCTGGTATTCGGTCTTCCCGCCTGGAGGAAGATGATGGAGATGTGGCAATGAGTGATGCCCAGGATGGTCCCCGAGTACGATA CAACCCCTATACCACCCGACCTAACCGTCGGGGTGATACTTGGCATGATCGAGATCGCATTCATGTTACTGTGCGGAGAGACAGAGCTCCTCCAGAGAGAGGAGGGGCTGGCACCAGCCAGGATGGGACCTCAAAGAACTggttcaagattaca ATTCCTTATGGCAGAAAGTATGACAAGGCATGGCTCCTGAGCATGATTCAGAGCAAGTGCAGTGTGCCCTTCACCCCTGTTGAG TTTCACTATGAGAATACACGGGCCCAGTTCTTCGTTGAGGACGCCAGCACTGCCTCTGCATTGAAGGCTGTCAACTATAAGATTTTGGATCGGGAGAACCGAAGG ATATCTATCATCATCAACTCTTCTGCTCCGCCCCACACTATACTGAATGAACTGAAGCCAGAACAAGTAGAACAGCTAAAG CTGATCATGAGCAAACGATATGATGGCTCCCAGCAAGCCCTTGACCTCAAGGGCCTCCGTTCAGACCCAG ACTTGGTGGCCCAGAACATTGACGTTGTCCTGAATCGCAGAAGCTGTATGGCAGCTACCCTGAGGATCATTGAAGAGAACATCCCTGAG CTATTGTCCTTGAACTTGAGCAACAACAGGCTATACAGGCTGGATGACATGTCTAGCATTGTTCAGAAGGCGCCCAACCTGAAGATCCTAAACCTTTCTGGAAATGAA TTGAAGTCTGAGCGGGAGTTGGACAAGATAAAggggctgaaactagaagagctCTGGCTCGATGGAAACTCCTTGTGTGACACCTTCCGAGACCAGTCCACCTACATCAG CGCCATTCGCGAACGATTTCCCAAGTTATTACGCCTG GATGGCCATGAGCTACCCCCGCCAATTGCCTTTGATGTTGAAGCCCCCACGACGTTACCGCCCTGCAAG GGAAGCTATTTTGGCACAGAAAACTTGAAGAGTCTGGTCCTGCACTTCCTACAACA GTACTATGCAATTTATGACTCTGGAGACAGGCAAGGGCTTCTGGATGCCTACCATGATGGGGCCTGCTGTTCCCTGAGCATTCCTTTCATTCCTCAGAACCCTGCCCG AAGCAGCTTGGCTGAGTATTTCAAGGATAGCAGAAATGTGAAGAAGCTTAAAGACCCTA CCTTGCGGTTCCGGCTGCTGAAGCACACGCGTCTCAACGTTGTTGCCTTCCTCAACGAGTTGCCCAAAACCCAGCATGACGTCAATTCCTTCGTGGTAGACATAAGCGCCCAGACA AGTACACTGCTGTGTTTTTCTGTCAATGGAGTCTTCAAGGAAG TGGACGGAAAGTCCCGGGATTCTTTGCGAGCCTTCACCCGGACGTTCATTGCTGTTCCTGCTAGCAATTCAGG GCTATGTATTGTAAACGACGAGCTATTTGTGCGGAATGCCAGTTCTGAAGAGATCCAAAGAGCCTTCGCTATGCCTGCACCCACGCCTTCCTCCAGCCCAGTGCCCACCCTCTCTCCAGAGCAGCAGGAAATGTTGCAGGCATTCTCTACCCAGTCTGGCATGAACCTCGAGTGGTCCCAGAA GTGCCTTCAGGACAACAACTGGGACTACACCAGATCTGCCCAGGCCTTCACTCATCTCAAG GCCAAGGGCGAGATTCCAGAAGTGGCATTCATGAAGTGA
- the TMEM223 gene encoding transmembrane protein 223: MAAPWRRWPTGLVTVLRPLPMRRPLQGATLQRDVLLFEHDRGRFFTILGLFCAGQGVFWASLAVVAVSRHPVPVKPLDAEVPNRGPFDLRSALWRYGLAVGCGAIGALILGAGLLFSLRSVRSVVLRAGGQQVTLTTHAPFGLWAHFTVPLKQVSCMAHRDEVPAMLPLKVKGRRFYFLLDKAGHFPNTKLFDNTVGAYRSL; encoded by the exons ATGGCGGCGCCTTGGAGGCGGTGGCCCACGGGGCTTGTAACTGTGCTGCGACCCCTGCCCATGCGCCGGCCCCTGCAAGGCGCGACGCTGCAACGGGATGTGTTGCTCTTTGAGCATGATCGGGGCCGCTTCTTCACCATCCTCGGGCTGTTCTGTGCGGGCCAGGGCGTCTTCTGGGCTTCCTTGGCAGTGGTAGCCGTGTCCCGGCACCCGGTCCCGGTGAAGCCTCTGGATGCGGAGGTCCCAAACCGTGGCCCCTTCGACCTGCGCTCCGCGCTCTGGCGCTATGGTCTGGCCGTCGGCTGCGGCGCCATCG GAGCCCTCATACTCGGTGCTggtcttctcttctctctccggTCTGTGCGCTCAGTGGTGCTTCGAGCTGGAGGGCAGCAGGTGACCCTCACCACTCATGCCCCTTTTGGCTTGTGGGCCCATTTCACAGTTCCTTTGAAGCAGGTATCTTGCATGGCCCACCGAGATGAAGTCCCTGCCATGCTACCTCTGAAAGTCAAAGGCCGACGCTTCTATTTCCTCTTGGACAAAGCTGGACACTTCCCTAACACAAAACTCTTTGACAATACTGTGGGTGCCTACCGGAGCTTGTGA
- the LOC119624357 gene encoding translation machinery-associated protein 7-like: MSGEGAAGAVSSREGGKKQPLKQPKKQAKEMDEEDKAFKQKQKEEQKLEELKVKAAGKGPLAIGRIKKSGKK, encoded by the exons atgtcg GGGGAAGGGGCGGCAGGCGCCGTGTCCAGCCGGGAAGGTGGCAAGAAGCAGCCACTGAAACAGCCCAAGAAGCAGGCCAAGGAGATGGACGAGGAAGATAAGGCTTtcaagcagaaacaaaaagaggAGCAGAAGCTCGAGGAGCTAAAAGTGAAGGCCGCAGGGAAGGGGCCCTTGGCCATAGGTAGAATTAAGAAATCTGGCAAAAAGTAA
- the TMEM179B gene encoding transmembrane protein 179B has protein sequence MALPWLQRVELALFAAAFLCGAVAAAALTRTQGSFSSRCPLYGVATLNGSSLALSHPSAPSLCYFVAGASGLLALYCLLLLLFWIYSSCIEDSHRGSIGLRIALAISAIAIFLVLVSACILRFGTRSLCNSIISLNTTISCSEAQKIPWRPPGTALQFYSNLHNAETSSWVNLVLWCVVLVLQVVQWKSEATPHRPLERGDPEWSSETDALFGPRLSHS, from the exons ATGGCGCTGCCCTGGCTGCAGCGCGTCGAGCTTGCGCTGTTTGCTGCCGCCTTCCTGTGCGGGGCCGTGGCGGCCGCGGCGCTGACTCGGACCCAG GGCTCCTTCAGTAGTAGATGTCCCCTGTATGGTGTCGCCACCCTGAATGGCTCCTCCCTGGCCTTATCCCATCCCTCCGCACCATCCCTCTGCTACTTTGTAGCTGGGGCCTCTGGCCTCTTGGCCCTCTACTGCCTCCTGCTTCTGCTCTTCTGGATCTACAGCAGCTGCATTGAGGACTCCCACAG AGGTTCTATAGGGCTGCGCATTGCACTGGCCATCTCAGCTATAGCCATCTTCCTGGTCTTGGTGTCTGCCTGTATCCTTCGATTTGGCACCAGGTCTCTCTGCAACTCCATCATCTCCCTGAACACTACAATTAG CTGTTCTGAAGCCCAGAAAATTCCATGGAGACCCCCTGGAACTGCTCTGCAGTTTTACTCCAACCTACACAATGCCGAA ACCTCTTCTTGGGTGAATTTGGTATTGTGGTGTGTGGTCTTGGTGCTCCAGGTCGTGCAGTGGAAGTCTGAAGCCACCCCACACCGGCCTCTGGAGAGGGGTGACCCTGAGTGGAGCTCTGAGACAGATGCTCTCTTTGGGCCACGCCTTTCCCATTCCTGA